The nucleotide window TCTTGGCTTCATTCTCATAATATACTTCAATGGTCCAGAAGCCAACGATGCCATGGAAACCACTGATAACGTCTCTTTCTTTTACCCAAAGTAAGAGATATGTCCTATTCATATTGGCTTAAGGCACATGTAAGAACAAAGAGATTGTTTCTGAAGAAGAACATACCCGATTCTTGATTATCTGGCTCAATAAATTCGTCTTTTGTGTAAGTTCCTCCAGGATTACTCAAGATTTCACCAGGCTTGTCTTGAACTGGGCTCACGGTATTGTGTACTCCTTTGCTCCCATAGTTCTTGCAGTCTATGAGGTCTTTTATTGACTCAGGCTTTGAAAGTTGCCCAGGTCCTCTCTGGATCATGTAATTTTGGTTACAGGCATACTTCAAGCCTTTCCATCTTGAGCGCAATCCCAACTCTTATGACCTTGCTGCTATGGATTTCAATACAAAGGCGTAACTCCCTTAGACCATGAGTTCAAAGAttgttttcttctatttttaccAAGATTTCATTGCCATGGATGACTTCTTCTAGTTTTCATTCAATCGTAGGCAAGCTCCTGACTGCCTCGCTTTTGGAATTCCACAATGTATATTACACTAACTTCTTTACTGAAATAGTTGCCTTCTTTGATGTCTTTCATGAATTCGTTCAAATTTATATGAAAAAATCTTGAGACAATATCAAGTTGATCCTTGGCTTTTGACCAAGTATAATCCTTAGATCATTACATATTTCATACTACTAGACATTACATGTGAAAGTAATAAATAGATCCGTATTACCTTAAACTTAGCAAATTGCCATAGCATCATTACAGTGTTGAATCATATATCGAGGACTTTCTGTGAAAGTCGAAAGTAGTATGACATGTTGGTCCATTGAATTCGTAGGAATGTCACCGCGAAGGAAAGCATTTTGGATACCCTTATGTACTTCACACGTGAAATATTGTTGTTAATGTTTGAAACAAATATGACGTAACCTCTCATCTTCGATATATGTAAATGCATCAACTATATATTGCTAATATAATTTACTACTTTTAATCAATAATCCGCTATCATTACTTTTTTGATGTAGCATGTACGCATATAATTCTCATCTTTGTAACAAATTATCTCTTCAATTTCCTAGTTGTTGTCACACTGTGACAGGGAATATCGAGTCGATATCcatctttaccataggaaataAATGAGGATATGGCAAGGTCATAAATGAAGGATGCAAATCATTGATGCGTCTCAATAGCCAGCTTTGGTACTGAAATATGATATTGTAACCTTTATTTCCATAACCAAAATCATCTATAACTGACCCTGCTATCTTAAGAGCATTGGGTGCATTATACTACAATGTATCATCAACACGTTTTGCAGACAATTTCAATGAGATATGATGGGTTTCGTCACTGCTAAATCGATCTCTTGTCATTTGAAAAGTTTTTATTAACATATTTACTTCATCAAACATACGAATTTATTGCTGAACATCTTTCTCAATGTCACTATCCATCATAGATCCAACAATAGCTTCTACTTAATTTACAATCTCATTCCCAGTgtcatacaaatatatatatatatatatagttgagaAAACTATGGTTTATCACCAAGTAGTGACAACAGTTGATCCAATCATAATCAAACAATTCCTTTAACAGTTGTGGAGGTTATTTTTGTTGGGATTATTAATGGGCTAGGCCCAATTAATAGCTCATTAATGGAGCACCCAAGATGGATTTAACCTTGGTGAAAACCATAGAGATTAGTGTTTTGATTAGATTTGTGATAAGACTCAACTCTCCTAAATGGATTGAAGTGAGTTTATCTTGATAAAAATAACAACTCAATCTAATTCAAATAGTGGTTTGGATATTAATCCTATGTAAACTCTATCACTAAACCTCTataagatgaacattatttgcaccacaCTCTAAATAAATCCTAgtaaaaaacataacaattatgAGCACACcccaatttgtgttttttttcaaaatttgcaAAGTGCACACCATGCACAACAGTTCGGTTATGAGTTTTTGAGTTGCACTGTCTTGACTCAGTTTGGTTCTGGGTTTTTGTTTGGCTATAGATTGGATTTGTAATGAACCATTAGAATGATGGTTCTAGTGTCTGACTAGCAGCAACAACCTTCATTGGGGGATATGGTTATCCTTTGTGaatttttacacaaaaattcaaaagaaaggAAGTGACGGATGTTATGAACTCTtattaaattgaacaaaaaaaatagttttaaatCATTGCTTCAAAGTTTGGAATGGATGAGGAGTGATGCTTCGTCGAGCATTTCAATCAAGATTTCGTCAAGCACTCCAGCCAAGACTCCATCGATTTGGAGAGAGATGCTCTTTCTTCAACTAAGAAAAGAAGGAGAATGAGAGAATAAGGAGGGAAAATAATTGGGGCAAATGGTGGGGACAAGTGGGCTACCCACAGATGAGGGGTTTTGGAGagttaatggggtgtacttagttaagtGTGGAttgtaaataatgttcatcccTCTATAGAGAAGACTCTGGAGGCTATGCATAATCTTCCTTCCCCTTACTAATTTTTATTGATTGACTGGCGATCAAGTGAAAGCCAACTCCCAGTGACGCAGCAAGGAATTACGTTTCCCTATTATAGTCAACACAATTCCTTTtctgtaattatttttttatttgaaagataactgcTTTTATATCTTCTTATTAGATGATTGCATGCAAATAAAATGTTGTAATCTTCACGCAGATTGAAAGACATCTATTTGAGATTGCCTGAAAGCTCTAGAGGCTATGTAGAGACTATTTTCGAGCTATATCTGGCACGATGTCATGGTTAATTAGGGTTGTTTACCACTTGATATCTATCTCTATGTGCATTCACTATTATATCAATTCttttaaatcatttttaaaatgagttgttgaatttattataaattataaagattAAGTTTGTTTTGGTTGATATTTCAGCAACTTGGGATTTGCATTTCCTTATGATTAATtagattttaaattttctttgtaggttatGGTGGAAAATGCATATATGAGGGGATGTTTTCATGTGAGAAAACAATATTTATGTTCTTTATGAATTGGCAATAGGATTTGTTGTTTAAACATTTTCGTTGGATATTATTTCATGTTAATCTTAATAATAACCATCGAATTTTTTCTCAATTTACCAATTGCTTAATGGTAATATTGTTTTATTCTAATTCATTCTTCTCAGAAAGTAGATGTGTGTCTCTGTGGTTTTTTCCGTAATGGGTAACCAAAATTCGGATTGCTAATGGAGTATTTGGTGTAGTAAACGTCATTATGCATATAACTTTCCAAGCCATTtcaattcagttttttttttcaatcccaGTTGTGGTGTGTAACTCTTTGTGATGTGACATCTTTTTAATACACTGAAACCTGTGTATTCTGTCAAGGCCTCCAATGCCTTTTCGATTATGAGAATGAGAGTAAAGGTAGAAGCGATCTTTAGTCAATTATGGACATAATGTCCTCTTCACCTTAGGTttataaacaacaaaacaaaaaatgttatatttaattaatttattattggattaaaaaaactcaaaattctAAGTTATTTGGGTAAATTTAACTTAGAATTTTGAGCTATATAATGTACATGAATACAAATTGATTAATATAAACcacataataaattaaatgcCGCGCGAAGCGTGGGgaaagtatgcatactggttcaattgtatcttttAATGGATTTTTAGTGTTGGTAATACTATAGTGATACGTCTCTACAGTTGTACAGAATCAATTTTCCTAAATTTTCTTCTGCTTATTATACGAGAagaataaaagacaaaaaatataaaacaagacCAAACAAGAGTCATTCCAATCAATTTGATGAGGATCACCTCATCAATTCTCACTCTCTGTATTTTATAGTGCTGAGAAAATTTCTTATGAATCATACCGTAATATTTATTGACATGCTCCTCATACTTGTTGTACAAAGCAGGAATTGTGATGGATAAGATGATTCCTGTGACAGTATCAATGACAAAGATTCATAAAAAGCCAAATGGAATTTGAGAggatagaagaagaagagaggagaggagaagaagaagaagaagagaggagaaaggaggaggaggaggagaagagaggagagaagaagaagggtattataggtataaattaaaaaatgtctTAAGATGACAAAATTACTCTTAAATTACACTTCTGTACAATTTTATAAaggtccatgacctttttacaattaagttgttcaAAGTGCTCTTAGTGACAATTGTCTGTATAATCAGTCATTTGAAAGTTTCCTATTTctattataattaaattactTTCTCTACTCTAGGAGGATTAGTTTGATGAATAAACTTTAGTTTTGTCGCTATAGAGTTTAGTTTACTCGCTAGagttttggatttttatttaaaaatgacCCCCGTTAATaaacaattttgaaatataacccttcttttcaaaacacttaaatataacccATTTGACGCGTGAAAAGACAAAATTACCCTTGCACGGTTCAAAACTCTGCAAACCGACAATAACCGTCTCGATTTGCATTATACTcgtcctttcatcttcttcgtcttcACACACGAGCAAGATAAAAAATTTTCTCtcacatcttcatcttcttcgttcttCCGAGACTACCACTTTGTTGaaatttcttctggttttttacCAACGAACAACAACAACGAACGCGACTAAGGTTAGTCTCATTTCATGGATTGACGGTGCTGGTTtacgttatttttgtttgaatattcaTTCATATGTATGAGATTTTTGGAAGATGTTAGTGAAACAGTCATGcgtgtaacatatatgttataggGTGTTGGGTTTCGTTGATAAAGGCATGCATGTTGGTTGTTATCAGTTTTTCAGTACATGTAGAAAGGTGTTGTACTGTTCATGAAAGTTTGAACCTTTTACTTTTAGGTTAATAACTTTattactttttcgttgataactgtattactttttcgttgataaatacatatatatttagttgataattgttttggttttgtgtttatgtttgataaacttattttaCACTTTTCATATACATGCAGAATTGACATAAAATGACGTACAAGATTCCCATCAATGAGAGATTTGGTGCCAAGGTTCTTTCATTTTCAAAGTTATATGAAACAATAAGCGATATCATAAGTAAGCTGAGTGAAGATCAGCTGACTTTGTTTAGGGGATCTTGTTTTGGTGCGTTCTTACAactgaaaaacattaaatgggcTCCACAGATTGTACACCAACTCCTTCTTAGGCAAATACAATCAAAAGAGgatgaaaaaaaagggaagttgGTGTTTTTGATTGGTGGAAAAGAATCTAGTTTTCAATAAGGGAATTTAACCTCATAACTGGACTGAGGTGTCACTCCCTACCAGACATCTCATTATATTTGAAAGAGATGGAGGATTCTGGTGAACCTAGGGTGGGTTTGTAGTATAAGTATTTCAATGGAAGCTATCATATTTCATGCTAAGAGTTACAAAGGACTTTTATGCAGTGCCAAGATCCAGAAGATGTCTTTAAGTTGGCACTTGTATATTTTGCTGAGTCTGTGCTCTTAGGTAGAGATGTTAAGctgttgattgatgttgattcGTTGAATCTGGTCGATTATCTTGATATGTTCAACAAGTACCCGTGGGGAACTTTGTCATACAAGAAGACAATACAGTCTTTGACTAATTGTCTTGTTGGAAGGTCCGACAAATTTAAGGCTAAGCAGAATGGTTATGAATGGTACAATCTACTGGGTTTTCCTTGGGCTTTCCAACTATGGGTATATGAGGTTATTCCCAGTATTGCAAAATATTTTACAAACTGTGTTGATCTAAATTTGCTGCCTAGAATGTTGAAGTGGTCATCAACTAAGGCACCAAAGTCGAAGATTGTCAATGATATACTGGAGGCGGATGAGGTAATTATATTTTCTGGTTTATAATGAAAATGTTTAGGttgataatttataatttagatGTTTTAGTTGTTACTGAGAATTTtgcgttggtattgtatattttTACGTTGGTAtagtatatatttacgttgataatataatgtagatgttttaatttatatgattttttcatcttcaggttACAGTCTTTGAAATGGTCAACACAGACTCAGAAAGTGAGCAGGAGTACACATCTAATTGTGAAGGGAATGTAGGAGTCGTATTAAAGAAGGCAAAGAAAGCTAAGCAACCCATGCAGAACCCTAGAGCTGACTTTGATATCAGTTCAGTTAAAAAGTCAGATGATACATTTGAGATGGGATTGCTTGTGAGTTCGTTGATCAGGGGATTGGTCAAGGATACTCTTGCTGAATTAGAAAATAAACTGGATGGAAAGATAAATGATATCTCAGTGAGGCTCAGTTCTATTGAAAACGAAATTGTGGGCCTAAAATCTACTCAGAAGTtgagcaaaaaagaagaagaaaagaaaattgtacaTGATAACGTtgaggaaaaggaagaaaaggtgGGGATTAAGAGGAAGATTGTGAAGATGAGGGCAATAAAAAAGGGGAAGCAAGTAAAGAAAAATACTCTGAGAAGGAGCACATGTTTAATGCCTAAGACAGACAAAGAAATATCAAAGTTACAagagttggagaagaagaaaaaagtgggtTTAGAAATGCTCATTTCCATGAGAAAGAAGgcttcaatgaagaagaagccAGAAATAAATGATGAtatagatggagttggagttgAGCAGGTGGAAATTGGGCACCTGGAGAAGGGTGATATAACATCCATCAAGGGGGAAGATCACTTGCCAAATGAATCCAATGAAGATTTGGATAAAGTTATTAGTAAGATTATTGAGAAGGTGGATCATTTGCTAATTGAATCaaccgatgatgatgatgatgcaaatCGATTTTATGTTGCCCCCCATGTCGATGAgattattgatgatgatgatcgtcATGTTGATAATCCTTCTGTAGCCGATGGAAAGGTTTACAGTGATGATATTAAGGTTTGATGATAAAGTTGATAATGACCAGTTTGAAGTTGAAAACAGTAAACTTAAGATTGATAACCTTATGTTTATGGTTGACAACATGGTTGAAACTACTTCAGATAAGGTTGATACCAATGAGCTTATGGTTGGTGTCACTGAAGTTAAGGTTGATCAACCTGATGAACTGGTTGATTTGAATGTGGATAAGGTTGATACCTCAgttgaagaaattgttgttgCCCCAGTTGAAGAAACTGATAATGAAGAAATGGTTGATGGGATTAGTTCTATTGCTAATCAGGAGGATGATACTGATGCGAATAAATTACGTTTGTTGGCAAAGCTGGCAACCGAAGGTCAACAGTATGAGAgcaaaagattgaagaagagggGTCCGTACCAAGTGTCACCATGTACGGACCCTtccaaaaagaagagagatcCTACCAGAGTTCAATCCTATTTCAGAGTATCCGAACGAATGAGAAGTTGAAATGGATGAATTCTATAAGAATCCCATCAATCAGAATAAGATAATTGATCTAAAAATAATTGATGCAAAAAAGGATTGGTTTGATACAATCATGGACCAAAGCAAGTGGTTATTAAATATGGTACGCACTTATAACTCTTAATTTGTACATTACTTTTTCTGTTaatgatatagaaatttatacattagttattatgttaatgaaagtttttaaattttttttataactgaaTTACTTTTACGTTGAGTACTGCTTCTATTTAGGTTGATATCTAATGGTTGTCGTTATACGTGAATTAATTATAGGTtgatatatgcatatagatttggttgataactgtattggttttggtgtttatggttgataaacttattttatttcttataatgatataaatatgtTCTGCAACATCTTGACGTTGCATTCGAGTTCATTCGTAAAAGAATGTCTGAGAATACTGATATTTTCAGACAAAAATGTGCGATTATGGATACACCTTTCCATGCAAGTGTTTTAATTCTCGTTGATTTTATCTATGTTTAGGTTGACATTTATATTACACTTTTCGTTGATAAGATACACTCTTTCGTTTATAAACTAAATATTTTTTCGTTGacaatttcaatataatttttttttcaaacatatTTCAACATCCGTTACAAATTGCACGAAGAGAACAATGAGCCTTCACATTGGGTCCGTGATGATCTTCTACTGCATTTTGTTGACGGATCTAAGGCAAATATGGTCTCTTGGTCCAATTTGGATAAGGTTTATTTCCCAATTAATATAACTGTTGATCATTGGGCTGCTGGTGTGATAGACCTTCAAAAAAAGACGATCATTTGTTATGATTCACTTATCAAACACACCAAACAGGAGACATTTAATAATGAAATGAAATCCATTGCAACATTGATCCCCAAGATGCTGAAGCGGGCCAAcgtcatcgacaatgaatctccATGGACCATAGAGCGTCAACCCGAAGTTCCTCAACAACAAAATGGGTAAGGTTTCTATtcctttaataaatatttttctaatcAATATTTGATCTAATTTCGCTTGCTTTTTCGTTCAGTTCGGACTGTGGCATGTTCTGTATAAAATTCATAGAGATTCTCTCAGCCTGACCATTTTGAAACCTGACGACATAAGATTTATTAGGAAAAAATTTACCGTCGAGACATGGAAAATGGGCATGATGGGAATGTAATTATTATTTCATTAAcatattatctttatttaatatatacaactgtcattatttcatttatatatatgatattctaTATTTACCAACGAAGACAGTTTGAGTAATCAACGTTACGAGTAATAGTTATCAACAAAAAACTATGGACCATAACATATTACTATCAACGGAAACAATTAGAGTAATCAACGTTACGAagaatagttatcaacgaaaaactatggaCCATAACATATAACTATCAACCGAAACAATTAGAGTAATCAACGTTACCAAGAATACTTATCAACGAAAAGCTATGGACCATAACATATAACTATCAACGGAAATAATTGGAGTAATAaacgttacgaataatagttatcaacgaaaaactatggaCCATAACATATAACTACCAATGGAAATAGTTAGAGTAATCAACGTTatgaataatagttatcaacgaaacatgagatacactaacaaataaaaaccaatgaccaagttcaaacataattcTCATTGTGCTAACGTGCTAGGGTGTAAACAAATGGGTTCACTACAAGTTTGACGGTTGTGACCATTTTATTTGCAAAgactgcattttcttttttgtatttgctCACCGGATGATGGAATTCGACGTTTCTTTGGTCATCCACTTTTCTCCTGGTTTCTGGCGGTAACACAACCCTCACTTCCTCAGTCAAAACATTAGTGTCTGTGTTCAAAACAGGGTTGATTGGTTCTGCGTATGCCAGTAGCAACATCTCAATACGATAATAATGCGaacacaatgaaattattggtAATTTTCTAACTCTACATGCTGCAAAAGCGTGGACGCAAGGTATATGGTCAATATCAAAAACTCTGCAGGAGCAAGTCTTGCTGGCCAAATCCACTTGTCCTCCATCATCACCGTCTTTAACAAGAAAAGTATTTATACTAATAGGCTCCACAGTCATGACTCTAGCCCTGAAAAATTGACAatttttaattatcaacgataaaattatagtagtcAACGAGAAAAAAATAAGTagttaaagaaaataatatttatcaacgaaacatTTATTCAacgaaaataacaaaattctcaACGAAATATATAAAGCATCAaccaaaatcatcaaagttatCAACGATAAATTTTATCCACTAAAACAACAAAAttctaaacaaaatatataactCATCAACAAAAATTCTCAAAGTTTTATCAacgaaaataacaaaattctaaacgaaataaataaatcatcaaCGAAAATTCTCAAGGTTATCAACGAGAATTAAATTACGTTACATAcctattccttctttcttctgcaaCTTTATCATAATAGTCAGTCAGTTCACCTTTCATTTCAAGAGCtattgatcgtctctcatgaaaccatcgttgtaataaagattGCAGATGATCTatcaactttgtaataggtAAGGTTCAagcatccctcaatatttcaTTTAAGCATTCAGCAATATTTGTTGTCATGATGTTATACCGTTGTCCAGGAAAATAAGCCCTAGACCATTTCTCAAAACCAGCTTCACTTAAGTACTTGAAAACATTACCTGCATTGAATTTGCATATTTAATTCATGATATGGTGAAACTCCACCTTATCGTATGACTTTGCTACCTTGTAGGATACAGGGATGACGGAATCACTAAACTTTTTGCACTTCAAATTCTGACCAAGGTGATACATGCAAACACCATGTATGGCCTCTGGAAAAACTCTCCGGATACTTTTTTCAATACTTGCATTCCTGTCCGagataaaaacaagtgaatccaTGCTTCCAATAGCtccattcaatttttcaaagaaccATGTCcacacatcatcattttctgaaTCCCCTACTCCAAAAACCAAAGGATAAACCTGGTTGCTTCCATCCTGTGGCAACAAATAATGTTCCAAGATACTTACCTTTCAAATGAGTTCCATCAACACAAATTACAGGTCTTATACAAGTACGAGAACCTCTTAATAATGGTCCAATGGCCATGAAACAGTATTTGAATCGATTGATAGAATCCGACTCAATATGTGTTACTGTTCCTGGATTGTTTGATTCCAATTgtgcaaaaaaagagagaagttcAGCAAAAGATTGTTCTGGCGTACCATGCAATGAATGTAGGGCACTTTCTCTAGCCCTCCAAGCTTTCCCATAAGTGATTGAAACTCCACGCACTCTCTGAAAATCCTTGACAATGTCATTTGGTCTATAAATGCAACTAACCCCCTCATATTTAGACTTAATGCATTCCCCCACAACCCAACCTGTTGCTTGTCGAGCTtcatgaaattcaaaacaagaagaagacaaatgttCATCACGATATACCTTTATCACGAAAAAACAAGTGTCCTAAACTCTTGTTGCTCGAAGCCACCACTTGCATTCACTTACTTTGCATcgaacaacaaaaagagtttttatcattttgccACTTTGAATTAGAAGTGCAAATGAAGCGCATGCATGCATAGCTTTTTAAACAAGGTCTTTTTGTCTGGAAATATTTCTCCAACTTTCAAAACACCATATGAATCATCATGTACAACAAGTGAGATCATATTACCACAGCTTTGTGACGCATCAATTGAATTAGAACCGGCAAATCTAGCATTACcctcagaagaaaaattttcCTGGGCAGTTGTATGATCATTGACGTTAACTTCTGATATATTTATCTCAGGTTCGTTACGATCATCAATGTTCCGGCTGAATCCAACTATGTCGGGTTCATCAAACAATTCTGTATCTGCAATATCATATCGATCATCATTTAACTCAAAATTTACCTcagtatcatcatcatatacCTCTCTATCAGTGTTTGAAATGCATAGAGATGTCCCAGGTATGTTCTTGTCGCTGTTGCATCgtacaaaaaaatgaacataCCTGTCACCTTCAATCTCAACAGGTTTAGTTGGACCATGGACATTGAAAATATACTTCAATTGGATGTTATGTGTCTGACGATCGATATTGGTCAATTCGTACACCATATCCAATAATTGGTTGTAGGAAATGTCATTTGGAATGATCATGCCATTACTCTTCCCACCTTTATATGCATAACTGAGACCAACATTTTCCCAAGACCCACAATAACGAACCAATATGCTAACCTTTTCCATTTCTGAATCACAAAATAAGTgagtattcaaccaaaaaattcaaCGAAAAGTAATAGGGTTATCAACCAAAACTTGcatgtgaaaaattaaaaaccaaaaacatgcaATTTGTCAACGAAACATGCACAAATTATACATGTTTAGCAACAAAAAGtaaaatagttatcaacgaaataccTGCAATTGGTATGAtttaagaaaagtaaaacaatTATCAACTAAAAAAACTGTCTAATTATCAACGACAATACAGACATTTAGCAACGAGAATACACACGTTTAGCAACGAAAATACACACGTttagcaaccaaaatatacacgTTTAGCAACGAACATACACAAGTTTAGCGACGAAATCTATTTACTAGTGTTTTTATTACGCTAACAGAACCTAATACCGAAACTACAAACCCAGCAACGAACTAATGTGATAACCATAAAGTTGCTATTATTCATCGAGATTTGCTGCCTTTTGAACAGTTTATATGACATCCTCTGCCATATCTGCCTTGGGCTCCtcatcatttgaatatttgtggGAAACAAAGACGTTGATACATTCGTATCCATTAACCGCTGCAATCATATCTCTTATATCGCAGTTGTTCTTCAATATCCGAAGTCCATGTTCTAGATCTTTGATACCTGGTACCTGGTAGTAGCACTTATCATATGTTTCATACCCTAAACCCTCAAGATACAATTCAATGTGAAACATGGACATCGAAGAAGGGTCACAATTAAATTCGTCTATGAATCCTCCAACGTACTTCACATGAGTTGATATTCCTGGAAAGAATTGAAGAATCCCAGAATGGTGAAGTGTAAGTGTAAACTTTCTGCCATTTACGACTGGTCTATCCATCCTGTTCATTATGTCTTCAACCTTATATTTTTTGACTGGTCGAACCATCTTCTGCGCTAtgcatctagccatggttaaagttGTTGCGTGAGAAACCCCCTTCATtgaaatcgtgatattat belongs to Tripterygium wilfordii isolate XIE 37 chromosome 2, ASM1340144v1, whole genome shotgun sequence and includes:
- the LOC120009889 gene encoding uncharacterized protein LOC120009889; translation: MKGELTDYYDKVAEERRNRARVMTVEPISINTFLVKDGDDGGQVDLASKTCSCRVFDIDHIPCVHAFAACRVRKLPIISLCSHYYRIEMLLLAYAEPINPVLNTDTNVLTEEVRVVLPPETRRKVDDQRNVEFHHPVSKYKKENAVFANKMVTTVKLVVNPFVYTLAR